The DNA window GGGTGACGCCGCGCTCGCGGCCGTTGACGTAGCAGAGCATCCGCAGGTCGCCCTCGGTGCTCGGCTCGTCCGCGACGTCGTCCTCCATCACCAGCACCCGGCCCCGGCCGCCGGCGGCCTGCGCGCAGTTGCGCAGGATGCGGGTCGCGCCGGCGTCGTCCCAGTCGTGCAGGATGCCGGAGAGCAGGTATCCGCCGGCGCCGGGCGGGAGCTCGTCGAAGAAGCTGCCGGGCCGGGCGTCGGCGCGATCGTTCAGGCCGGCCGCGTCGATCGCGGCCCGGGCCCGCTCGGCGGGGCCGGGCAGATCGAGCACGGTGCCGCGCAGCCCGGGGTGCGCGGCGAGGATGGCGATCAGCAGGGTGCCGTCACCGCCGCCCACGTCGACGAGGTGCCCGAGCGTCCCCCACGGGTACCCGGTCGCGACGGCCGGCGCGTCGTCGCGCAGGCGGGAACCCATCAGGGCGTCGAACGAGGCGGCGCGGTCCGGGTCGGCGGCCACGTCCTCCCAGAACGGGCGGCCGTACCGGTGCGGGTAGGCGGCCTCGCCGGTGCGGACCGTGTGCAGCAGGTCGACGAAGGAGAGCTCGGCGCGGCCGATCGCGCCGGTCATGTCCAGCCAGGACCGGATGCCGCCCGGATGGTCGTCGCGCAGCTGCTCGCCGAGGTCGGTGAGCCCGTAGACACCGGGCTCGGGGCGGGTCAGCAGGCCGGCGGTGACCAGGTGGTCCAGGACGCGCCGGAGGGTGTCGGGGTGGGTTCCGGTCGCGGCGGCGAGGGACTCGGGCGTACCCGATCCGGCGGTGATGTGATCGCCGAGCCGCAGCGTCGCCGCCACCCGGACCGCCATCGGGGTGATGAGATCGGCGGCGGCCCACAGGCCGCCACCCCACGC is part of the Actinoplanes missouriensis 431 genome and encodes:
- a CDS encoding methyltransferase, with the translated sequence MTEETAWGGGLWAAADLITPMAVRVAATLRLGDHITAGSGTPESLAAATGTHPDTLRRVLDHLVTAGLLTRPEPGVYGLTDLGEQLRDDHPGGIRSWLDMTGAIGRAELSFVDLLHTVRTGEAAYPHRYGRPFWEDVAADPDRAASFDALMGSRLRDDAPAVATGYPWGTLGHLVDVGGGDGTLLIAILAAHPGLRGTVLDLPGPAERARAAIDAAGLNDRADARPGSFFDELPPGAGGYLLSGILHDWDDAGATRILRNCAQAAGGRGRVLVMEDDVADEPSTEGDLRMLCYVNGRERGVTQLGDLAAAAGLVVETVVPAGTRAIVEMRRDTGK